In Rhizoctonia solani chromosome 7, complete sequence, one DNA window encodes the following:
- a CDS encoding carbohydrate esterase family 16 protein, protein MKATKVVLLAASFGLAQCADWVNFKSVKYLFVFGDSYSTVGFRSTSPVPNPTNPIGLKYPGTTITKGENWAGVLTTKVNESLILTWDYAVSGQQVTGVVKQIGEQFIPTAGKRPSWCPWNATNSLFVTWIGINDINRGVNGARNFLFLNLPPFDRAPGAGYSQQVKGEIAKWNTALPTHIANFTATHKGATAFLYDTQVLWDEFYAKPDAFNITNPDTIKGGLWYDEYHPSTEIQRVIGQRVAKFLKSKSR, encoded by the exons ATGAAGGCAACAAAAGTTGTTCTCCTGGCTGCTTCATTTGGATTAGCACAATGCGCTGATTGGGTTAACTTCAAGTCGGTGAAGTATCTTTTTGTCTT TGGTGATTCTTACTCCACAGTTGGTTTTCGGAGCACCTCTCCTGTTCCGAACCCAACCAATCCTATTGGGCTCAAGTATCCAGGGACCACCATTACAAAGGGCGAGAACTGGGCTGGAGTCCTCACCACAAAGGTTAACGAGTCATTGATTCTCACCTGGGACTATGCTGTCAGCGGACAACAAGTCACCGGAGTCGTAAAACAAATTGGAGAACAGTTTATTCCCACAGCAGGAAAACGGCCTTCATGGTGTCCTTGGAATGCTACGAACTCACTTTTCGTTACTTGGATCGGTATCAATGATATCAA CCGTGGAGTT AATGGGGCCCGTAATTTCTTGTTCCTAAACCTCCCTCCTTTCGACCGTGCACCAG GTGCGGGCTACAGTCAACAAGTCAAGGGCGAGATCGCCAAATGGAATACTGCCCTTCCTACACACATTGCAAACTTCACTGCGACTCACAAGGGTGCGACTGCATTCTTATATGATACACAAGTACTGTGGGACGAGTTTTACGCAAAGCCGGATGCATTCAACATAACCAACCCTGATACAATTAAGGGAGGGCTGTGGTACGACGAGTATCATCCTTCCACAGAAATCCAGAGAGTTATTGGACAAAGGGTTGCCAAGTTCTTAAAGTCTAAATCTCGCTAG
- a CDS encoding phospholipase, whose product MSGDEPISSAQVAQQRRQYGIGLLLLLIVVLEWTGSNFLTQNLFEDGYNKPFFVTYMNTASFALYLIPALAKHALGERNSAKRDHVREGYQALVDDDESGVNDECSTDPEVTTPTRDSPLTVPETARLASIFCVFWFAANWTVNASLGFTSVASTTILSSMSGFFTLLIGRAFSVETLNLYKLGAVIGSFAGSVLVSLADSPGTESPITGSPRFNSGHSHPQAIVGDFLALGSALFYALYVVLLKVRIGDESRINMQLFFGFVGIFNVLGFWPIGVLLHYTGVEMFEPPSSRKALYAVLLNMFITLSSDFIYVLAMLKTTPLVVTVGLSLTIPLAVAGDLFLGTSTSAQAIVGATTGALHNESDRGRPTERHDGQRQVPPFSHLQDDEDLRKSVEAIFASRREQARRIRRESGRTESGTTQEINNQGGTSGGSNLLERGRSRTRSGTFRRERVSGSLRRSQERRTRSRTGRKSSSERDDASRGDFRAQGWNYDEALLSDSEENTEESPDTPIRKDTQGESVFTFDGESTLSAALAALTSWTWPEAFEWLQDRASILILELSRAPGSLWSEIVDSPPSPQDHPEYDWEAEVRLGDELCIAERAFLRSRRRKMRAAFARLFGVPIQEIDERDLPIVAIAASGGGFRAMVNTSGALKGAEDTGILNCTSYISGISGSCWALAMMYSGVVGSPSPSEVLKHLRSRIQVPYLDMRNFDIIITPPFNKYLLGGILHKATAPEWGNTFMEPFSRRVSRPEDAKKLDPHCLSLHQFRRFVDDGSYPMPIMTAISRHLRQDLESQEVEAKRQERRSYGPTRRLRLRKEAEELEARARWLWFEWSPYEVGCDELGAWIPSWALGRRFENGRNVERRLDPSVGIFGSAFCASLQHYFLEVKPLLRDLPLPIFNWLNNVLVEKEKEFDVIHPVPPTGLPNFVKGLEDQLRYGSPDGITETETLRFMVRMTFSIGCRRRIKHPILPSITPWVDCIIALDASADSQDLWFTRAEEYAARRGLQTWPKARWPKILRPTVRGSDVPVLSVKTQGYQTIAKANYIGITAPMGTCHNGPSMVRRCSEPGQRPRPDSHKKETLDESVIEDQTLECLRFG is encoded by the exons ATGTCAGGGGACGAACCTATTTCCAGCGCACAGGTCGCACAACAGCGCAGGCAATATGGTATAGGACTTCTGCTGTTACTTATTGTAGTTCTGGAGTGGACTGGCTCCAATTTCTTGACGCAG AATCTCTTTGAAGATGGCTACAACAAACCCTTTTT TGTAACGTATATGAACACGGCCTCGTTTGCACTCTACCTAATACCGGCTTTGGCCAAGCATGCTCTTGGGGAAAGGAACTCTGCAAAAAGAGACCATGT AAGGGAGGGATACCAGGCACTGGTTGATGACGATGAGTCTGGAGTAAACGATGAA TGTTCTACCGACCCAGAAGTGACCACCCCCACGAGAGATTCTCCGCTGACTGTTCCGGAAACTGCCAGACTTGCGTCAATATTTTGCGTATTTTGGTTCGCTGCCAACTGGACTGTGAACGCATCGCTAGGGTTTACGAGCGTCGCCAGCACGACTATCTTGTCCAGTATGAGTG GGTTTTTTACGCTTTTGATTGGTCGTGCGTTCAGTGTTGAGACGCTGAACCTATACAAACTCGGAGCAGTGATA GGTAGTTTTGCTGGAAGTGTGTTGGTTTCTTTGGCGGATAGTCCCGGGACAGAATCCCCCATCACCGGTAGCCCGAGATTCAACTCTGGCCACTCTCATCCTCAAGCCATCGTTG GGGACTTTCTGGCGCTTGGCTCGGCCTTATTTTATGCTCTATATGTCGTCCTGCTGAAAGTACGGATCGGTGACGAATCCAGAATTAATATGCAGCTCTTCTTCGGATTTGTTGGAATCTTCAACGTTCTCGGGTTTTGGCCGATCGGGGTGCTCCTACATTATACTGGAGTTGAAATGTTCGAGCCTCCGAGTTCAAGGAAAGCCTTGTATGCCGTTCTATTGAAT ATGTTCATTACCCTATCTAGCGACTTCATTTACGTG CTGGCGATGCTTAAAACAACCCCTTTGGTTGTTACCGTTGGATTGAGTTTGACCATTCCACTTGCCGTTGCTGGAGACTTGTTCTTAGGGACTTCAACTTCGGCTCAGGCGATTGTTGGGGCAAC TACCGGAGCCCTTCATAACGAAAGCGATAGAGGAAGGCCGACTGAAAGGCATGATGGGCAACGTCAAGTCCCACCATTTAGTCACCTTCAAGATGACGAAGATCTCCGAAAATCAGTCGAAGCAATATTTGCGTCAAGACGAGAACAAGCTCGACGAATCAGACGGGAGTCCGGCCGAACAGAGTCTGGAACTACCCAGGAAATAAACAACCAAGGGGGCACAAGTGGCGGATCCAATCTACTTGAACGTGGTCGAAGCCGAACTCGCAGTGGAACTTTCAGACGGGAGAGAGTATCCGGCAGCCTTCGAAGATCTCAGGAACGACGGACGAGGTCAAGAACTGGGCGGAAGAGTAGCTCAGAGCGCGATGATGCCAGTCGCGGAGATTTCCGAGCGCAGGGATGGAATTACGACGAAGCTCTTTTGTCGGACTCTGAGGAAAATACAGAA GAATCGCCCGATACTCCAATACGGAAAGACACCCAA GGCGAATCCGTGTTCACGTTTGATGGAGAGTCGACCCTCTCGGCTGCCCTCGCAGCTCTAACTTCATGGACGTGGCCAGAGGCCTTTGAATGGCTTCAAGATCGTGCTAGCATCCTAATACTAGAATTGAGCCGAGCCCCGGGTTCCCTATGGAGTGAAATTGTGGATTCGCCTCCCAGTCCTCAAGATCATCCGGAATATGACTGGGAGGCGGAGGTACGACTAGGAGATGAATTGTGCATTGCCGAACGGGCGTTCCTTCGCAGTCGACGACGAAAAATGCGAGCTGCATTTGCTAGGTTATTCGGCGTACCCATTCAAGAGATAGACGAACGCGATCTTCCTATTGTTGCAATTGCAGCTTCAGGCGGAG GGTTTCGTGCAATGGTGAATACCTCTGGTGCTTTGAAAGGGGCTGAAGATACTGGTATCTTGAATTGTACTTCATACATTTCAGGTATATCGG GGAGTTGTTGGGCTTTGGCGATGATGTATAGTGGCGTTGTCGGAAGTCCGTCTCCATCCGAGGTTCTGAAACATCTCCGATCTCGCATTCAGGTTCCTTACCTAGATATGAGGAACTTCGATATTATCATCACCCCTCCTTTCAATAAA TACCTCCTGGGTGGAATCCTGCATAAAGCGACTGCTCCTGAATGGGGCAAT ACATTTATGGAACCCTTCTCTCGGCGCGTCTCTCGTCCCGAGGACGCAAAGAAGTTAGATCCTCATTGTCTATCTTTACATCAATTCCGTCGATTCGTTGACGATGGGTCTTATCCAATG CCCATCATGACAGCCATATCTAGACATCTTAGACAGGATTTGGAAAGCCAAGAAGTCGAAGCAAAGAGGCAGGAACGAAGGTCTTATGGACCAACTCGGCGGTTAAGATTGAGGAAAGAGGCTGAAGAGCTGGAAGCACGAGCACGTTGGCTTTGGTTCGAGTGGTCACCATACGAAGTTGGATGTGACGAGCTAGGAG CCTGGATACCATCCTGGGCCCTGGGGCGGCGATTCGAGAATGGTCGCAATGTTGAGAGACGG CTTGACCCTTCTGTCGG GATCTTTGGGTCGGCGTTTTGCGCATCCTTACAACAC TATTTCCTCGAAGTTAAACCGCTCCTACGTGATTTACCTCTACCTATCTTCAACTGGCTTAACAATGTCCTCGTTGAGAAAGAGAAGGAGTTTGACGTCATTCACCCAGTTCCACCAACCGGTCTTCCCAACTTTGTCAAGGGGCTCGAGGATCAATTAAGATACGGGAGCCCTGATGGCATCACAGAAACCGAGACCTTGCGGTTTATGGTGAGGATGACTTTCTCCATCG GATGCCGGCGCCGAATTAAACATCCCATACTACCCTCTATTACGCCGTGGGTAGACTGCATTATTGCGTTGGATGCGAGCGCGGACTCCCAG GATTTATGGTTCACTCGCGCCGAAG AGTACGCCGCCCGTCGAGGACTACAAACATGGCCAAAAGCCCGTTGGCCCAAGATCTTGCGACCCACAGTCCGGGGCTCGGATGTCCCAGTGCTCAGTGTCAAGACTCAAGGATACCAAACGATAGCGAAGGCGAACTACATTGGCATCACAGCTCCTATGGGAACGTGCCACAATGGTCCATCAATGGTAAGGCGATGCTCGGAACCGGGCCAAAGACCGAGACCCGACTCTCACAAAAAGGAGACCTTGGACGAATCGGTGATAGAAGACCAAACCCTCGAGTGCCTACGTTTTGGATAG
- a CDS encoding CAMK/CAMK1 protein kinase, translating to MDSSDRDNLPVTFDNVRQGPHKPIEDCAMHDYRRGSQEGISRSSSFSVLVDGGDLDVPPISPLSISPSPSIRADDNMSESSFLSPWTPTLEMSPATSVPQKSPLRELESPSLSPTKSDLSFDPFIQSSTVSKPELRNDPSATVSKPGFRTKAKGLSFILPSICNYRSGQSPGLLDAVRQQEVSPLPSPLARDLRRRVEVVDDEDHGMDITAPFEEDSILSAHSVSTLTPSEESCLGLDLGLGIIEDDTKLNSNSYFSTSYSKSQGNSFADDGHGGEHIIVGPKIMKASKAHSSSAELIPSPNNSQARQQHPVSNRPSSHENFSRSSTKKYPRRSIPLPPPHLQPSFASVPISELNRGAYMPSLQTLPLSVLTPGETVSKRDNWGTNLPLSPSVGKFRQLNLKLSTVKSASVPRELSASDLLRLQIQGVSRFPKYFPEGYLLEASFARQYCLETELGSGGYGFVLGARNVYTNAQVAVKFINRRLVPTRGLIRDYKNDIVPLEAVVLQLAEHPGVVRFYGLYEDAVYFYLVQELHGSPWSKNVKNKHKGQEHVDISDESSPVDVTKAKSISPYAPVHSSPLRPLAASNSMPSIPTMRRMSSSSAQNEIPLGPRGSLPLSATRPQMPRRASYDLFECIEQHERLSEGQAKYIFAQVAETVWYLDSIGITHRDIKDENLVIDREFKVKFIDFGSAVIRDVRKPPLHTIPSLELLHLRRLILKNLPYTAPPAEVWTLGIFSHFW from the exons ATGGACTCTAGCGACCGTGATAACCTTCCTGTTACTTTCGATAACGTCCGTCAGGGGCCACATAAGCCAATTGAAGATTGTGCCATGCACGACTATCGCCGTGGTAGCCAGGAAGGCATTTCGCGTAGTTCTTCGTTCTCCGTTCTTGTCGACGGCGGCGACTTGGACGTTCCTCCTATCTCGCCTCTAAGCATATCTCCTTCTCCGTCCATTCGTGCCGACGATAATATGTCTGAAAGTTCATTCCTGTCTCCCTGGACGCCTACATTAGAGATGTCCCCTGCTACCTCTGTTCCCCAAAAATCTCCGCTCCGTGAATTGGAATCACCCTCGCTTTCTCCTACAAAATCTGATctttcttttgatccatttATTCAGAGTTCTACCGTTTCCAAGCCTGAGTTGCGTAATGACCCATCCGCGACCGTATCGAAACCTGGCTTTCGTACCAAGGCTAAGGGGCTTTCATTCATACTGCCAAGTATTTGCAACTATCGCTCTGGACAAAGCCCAGGATTACTCGATGCCGTTCGTCAGCAAGAAGTCTctcctttgcccagcccgCTAGCTCGAGATCTGCGTCGTCGTGTCGAAGTTGTTGATGACGAAGACCACGGGATGGATATCACCGCCCCTTTTGAAGAAGACAGCATACTATCTGCACACTCTGTCTCAACTCTTACCCCCTCTGAAGAATCATGTCTTGGACTTGACTTGGGACTTGGCATAATCGAAGATGACACGAAATTGAACTCGAATTCCTACTTTTCAACCAGTTATTCTAAGAGTCAAGGAAATAGCTTCGCCGACGATGGTCACGGTGGCGAGCACATTATCGTTGGCCCAAAGATAATGAAAGCCAGTAAAGCTCACAGCTCTAGCGCCGAGCTAATTCCTTCTCCTAACAACTCTCAAGCACGTCAGCAACACCCCGTGTCAAATCGTCCGTCCTCTCATGAGAACTTTTCAAGGAGCTCCACCAAGAAATACCCGCGCAGGagtattcctcttcctccgccCCACCTCCAGCCATCTTTTGCGTCAGTGCCTATCAGTGAACTGAATCGTGGCGCATACATGCCTAGTTTGCAAACACTGCCATTGTCGGTATTGACTCCTGGAGAAACGGTGTCTAAACGTGACAATTGGGGCACTAATCTGCCTCTTAGCCCATCTGTTGGGAAATTTCGGCAACTCAATTTGAAGCTCTCGACAGTCAAGTCTGCGTCGGTCCCTCGCGAGCTAAGTGCATCCGACTTGTTACGGTTACAGATACAGGGAGTATCCCGATTCCCAAAGTATTTTCCCGAGGGATATCTACTGGAGGCAAGCTTCGCCCGACAATACTGCCTCGAGACTGAGCTCGGTTCAGGGGGGTATGGATTCGTACTTGGCGCACGCAACGTGTATACGAATGCGCAAGTCGCAGTCAAGTTCATCAATCGTCGCTTGGTCCCAACGCGTGGGCTTATTCGTGATTATAAGAACGACATTGTGCCTCTTGAGGCTGTTGTATTGCAGCTCGCGGAACATCCCGGCGTCGTTCGCTTCTATGGGCTCTACGAGGACGCGGTGTATTTCTATCTG GTTCAAGAATTACATGGATCTCCTTGGTCGAAGAACGTAAAAAACAAACACAAGGGACAGGAGCATGTCGATATCAGCGACGAGTCTTCACCGGTCGACGTAACAAAAGCAAAGTCGATATCACCATATGCACCTGTACACAGCTCACCGCTTCGTCCACTTGCAGCATCAAACTCGATGCCGAGCATTCCTACAATGCGGCGCATGTCCTCGTCTTCAGCTCAGAATGAAATACCCCTTGGCCCCCGTGGATCGCTTCCATTGTCTGCGACGCGCCCTCAAATGCCGCGTAGAGCATCATATGATTTATTTGAATGTATTGAGCAGCACGAACGCCTGTCCGAGGGGCAAGCCAAGTACATCTTTGCCCAAGTCGCGGAGACGGTTTGGTACCTAGATTCGATCGGAATAACACATCGTGACATCAAGGATGAGAACTTGGTTATTGATCGTGAGTTCAAG GTCAAGTTTATCGATTTTGGAAGTGCGGTGATTCGTGATGTGCGCAAGCCACCCCTACATACAATACCTTCTTTGGAACTGTTACATTTGCGTCGCCTG ATACTCAAAAACCTGCCGTACACCGCCCCGCCGGCAGAAGTCTGGACACTAGGGATATTCTCTCATTTTTGGTAA
- a CDS encoding polysaccharide lyase family 14 protein yields the protein MVHLHALGLLASVSGLQLVAAQGASQTYAATLAGLYNMPTSTVLPFPSSTIPAPTAQAFITSGASSDGLGWSLSKGRLQNGGDNMAFVADPFPSASLAKDPDVSASAYAEPVLRITYPAGSYSNHTGGGAQFVQLWNSTSNFQSMVLSYEVAFDANFDFVKVSPLSNITHEPLLFLEH from the exons ATGGTACATTTACATGCGTTAGGACTGCTTGCTTCTGTGTCTGGACTGCAGCTGGTCGCTGCACAGGGTGCTTCCCAGACATACGCGGCCACGCTTGCGGGCTTGTACAATATGCCGACATCTACCGTACTTCCTTTCCCTAGTAGCACTATTCCAGCGCCCACTGCGCAGGCATTTATTACTTCCGGGGCCTCTTCGGACGGCCTCGGTTGGTCACTGTCCAAGGGGCGTCTTCAAAACGGAGGAGATAACATGGCATTCGTCGCCGATCCCTTTCCCTCGGCTTCGTTGGCCAAAGACCCAGACGTCTCGGCATCTGCGTATGCCGAGCCTGTACTTCGGATAACGTATCCTGCTGGTAGTTATTCAAACCACACGGGAGGCG GTGCCCAATTCGTTCAGCTATGGAATTCAACTTCTAACTTTCAGAGCATGGTACTCAGCTATGAGGTTGCTTTTGACGCCAACTTTGACTTTGTCAAGGTTAGTCCACTGTCCAACATCACCCACGAACCTCTCCTATTTTTGGAACATTGA